Within the Thermosynechococcus sichuanensis E542 genome, the region CACTCTCGCCTCAAAGGGATCCTTGAATCCTGATATATTGACCTTCTGTTCTCACTCAGCAGCACTATGGCTTTTGTTAACGCAAACTACCTCAAACTCAAGGCAGGGTATCTCTTTCCAGAAATTGCCCGCCGTGTCAATCAATTCTTGCAGAGCCATCCCGATGTCCCCCTGATTCGTCTCGGCATTGGGGATGTCACTGAACCGCTGCCAGCAGCCTGTCGCCAAGCGATGATTCAAGCCGTCGAAGAAATGGGCGATCGCGCCACCTTCAAAGGCTATGGCCCTGAGCAGGGGTATCCTTGGCTGCGGGAAAAAATTGCCGCTCACGACTTCCAAGCCCGAGGCTGCGACATTGATGCCAGTGAAATTTTTATCTCCGATGGCTCTAAGTGCGACACGGGCAATATCCTCGACATTTTTGGCGACGGCAACCGCATTGCCGTTACTGACCCCGTTTATCCCGTCTATGTGGATACTAATGTGATGGCAGGGCACACGGGGGAAGCCAATGAACGCGGCGAGTACGCTGGACTGGTCTATTTGCCGCTTACCGCTGAAAATCACTTCACCGCCACGCTGCCCAGTGAACCCGTGGATTTAATCTACCTCTGCTTCCCCAACAATCCCACCGGTGCCGTGGCCACCCGGGAGCATTTACAGGCGTGGGTGGACTATGCCCGTGCCCACAACGCGATTATTTTCTTTGATGCCGCCTACGAAGCCTTTATTACCGATCCCGCTATTCCCCACTCGATCTATGAAATTCCCGGTGCCCGCGAGTGCGCCATTGAATTTCGCTCCTTCTCAAAAAATGCCGGATTTACGGGAACCCGCTGTGCCTTTACCGTGGTGCCTAAGGGTCTCAAGGGACAAACCCCCAGCGGTGAAGCGGTGGAACTCTGGTCGCTGTGGCAGCGGCGGCAATCCACCAAGTTTAATGGCGTGTCCTACATTGTGCAGCGGGGTGCTGAGGCGGTTTACTCTGAAGCGGGTCAAGCCCAAGTACGGGAACTGGTGGCCTTCTATATGGAAAATGCCCGTCTCATTCGCGAAAAACTCACCCAAGCAGGCTTTGCAGTCTATGGCGGCGTCAATGCCCCCTACGTTTGGCTAAAAACGCCCCAAGGGACTGGCAGTTGGGACTTTTTCGATAAATTACTGCACACTTGCTATGTCGTGGGTACCCCGGGTGCTGGCTTTGGGGCAGCAGGTGAGGGCTATCTGCGCCTTTCGGCCTTCAATAGTCGCGAAAATGTGGTTGAAGCCATGAACCGAGTGGTCGCGGCCTTTGGCTAGGGGGACGTAGGCTAAAATCGGGAAGCAGTGCGGTAACCCTTGGCCTCATTTTGGGACGCTCATGACAGCAAGACACTGGGGCGAACAGGCGGCTAAACAGGAGGGTGTTCTGTTGGGGCTGCTCACGGCAGCCGGCTATGCCTTTTTTACCCTCCTACCCGATAGTCACAGTCTAATGGTGGCGTGGCCTTGGGTTTTGCTCTGGCAGGCAGCGCTGGGGGTGCCGCTGCTCTGGTTTTTGCAGGTGTTGGCCTATCAACGGCGAGTGCAGCCCTTGGGTAATGGCTTTGATGGCGTGGTGCTGTTACTCCTGTTGGCATTGGCGATTTCAGGGACGCTGAGCGCTTTTCCTAATCAAGCTCGCTGGTATGGCTGGGCACTTTTGGGAGGCATCGCTGTCCTTTATCCCCTCGGGGCTTGGTTGCGCACTCCGGAACGGCGCTGGCAAATCGTGCGCTTTCAAGGCTATCTTACTGCCCTCGTGATCCTTGTCAGTTTAGGCCTTTGGGTGGGCACAACGATCGCCCCGGCAATTTTCGCGACTCCCCAAGGATTCACCCCCCACCTCAACGTGGACACTTTGGAACTCCGCAACTGGGCACCCTTTGGCCACCAAAACTACGTGGCGGGCTATCTCCTCTTGGCTCTACCCTTGGTGGGACTTTTGGCCATAGAAGCAGAGGGGACTCAACCGTGGGGGCGATCGCGCCGGTTTTGGATGGCTGTGCTGCTGTTGGGTCTAGTTACCCTCTATACAACATTTTCACGGGGGGGCGGCCTCGGGTTGCTGGCAATGGTCATTCCCCTTGGCGTGGGTTGGATTTGGCACTATCGCCGCCTGCGCCGCTCTTGGTGGGGATTCTTGGCTTTGGCGGGCTTAGCGGTGGTCGCCTTGGCTAACGAGCGCCTGCGACGCAGTTTAGTGGCTCTCTTTCAAGGGGGACAAGGCAGCGAACTGGCCTACCGCTGGATTACCAGTATTGTGGGTTGGCGGATGGGGGCAGCACATCCTCTCAGTGGTAATGGCTTGGGCAGTGTGCCCCTGTGGTACCAGCACTATCGCCCCGGCTGGGCGGGTCGTGAAGCAGAGTGGATCTATCAACTCCACAGTACCCCCGTCCAACTGTGGGCAGAACTTGGGCTTTGGGGCATGGCTGTGTTCTTCTTGGGGGTGGGGCTACTGGTCTATTGGGGAATGCGCTACCGGCGCTGGTGGCTGAGCCTAGAACAACGGGAACAACGGCTGGCGATCGCTCTCTACCTTGCTCTTTGGGGCTACGGCGTGCTCAGTCTTACGGATTTTCAACTGGACAATGTCGGCATTGGTGGCCTCTTCCTAATTGAACTCACCCTCCTGACGACCTTGATTCGCACAGGCCAAGGGCAAACTCCTCCCGAACGGTTACGGGTACGCTGGGCACTCTCGCTGGTGGGTGTGGGTTTGGGAATCATCCTAGTGATGGTGGGGTGGCTGACACCGATTCACCGTGCTTGGGCAAGTAGCAGCGAAGGCTTTCTAGCCCTGTTGGAAACCCCTCCCGACTGGAATCGTTTCACAGAGAAGCTTTTCCATGCTCAGGAACTCGCCCCTTGGGAACCCTACTATCCGCTGCAACTGGGCTGGAACTATGGCCAGCGGGGCATGATGGCAGATAATCCCGAAGCACGGACAAACCTGTTGCGCACGGCAATGGTTCAGTTTGAGAAAGGCATCGAGCTATCCCCCTACTCAGAGTTTGCTTATAGTAACTTGGCATGGCTTTACTGGCGGGATGGCAATTTTGGGGCGGCAGCACAGACATTTGCTAAAGCTGCTCAACTCGTACCCGCTAAACGGGGCAATTTTCTGGGGTTAGGATTAGCCCTCATTGGCGAGAATCAACTCCAACTGGCCACCCAAGCCCTCACCCTTGAGGTGCTGCGCTATCCCCTCTTCATCACCAGTCCGGCGTGGCGCGTCGCTCCCTTGGCACCCTTTTATCAACCAGTTCTCACAGCGGTCACAGAGCGTTATCGTCAGCTTGCCCAGGACATTGCCAGCGATCGCCCCTCTGGAGCCTATGTACACCAAGTATTAACCCTGCTGCGCTGGTGGCAAGGGGAATTACCCCTCGATAACAACCCTTTAACTGCATGGCTGCAACCTTTAGCAAACCCTAAAGAGGCTGCCTCGAACGCCCCCGCAACCCTACAAATCTTTCTCAAGGCATGGGATGACCCCAACCGTCGCCGTGACCTCTTGGCCTCCATTTGGTCGGGTAGCCCAGAGCAACTGGAACAGATTGTGCGCTCCATGGCCGGTCAGCCAACTCCCCTTGCTTGGTTACGTTCTGCGGCACCGGCCGTTGCCATTACCTATACCCGTGCCGGTTTTGGTGTGAATAGCCGCCACATTGATGGCCCGCAACCCACGGACTTTTTTATTGCCATCGACAACTTGCCGATGGTGACGTTGTTTGCATCGCTGTGGCCAGACAGCTACTTTGTGCCCGAACTGGATCAAGCCCTTGAGGGCGATCGCCGGCGTCTTTTGGCTGCCGTTGACCAAATCCCCTAACGGCAAATCCCCGTGGAACGCTCAATTTGGGTGGTGGGGGGATGAGCAGCAATGTCTAGGACAATCTGTAGGCTGCGCACGTCTCGACAGTGGTCTTGGGGTAAGGGCATTGGCCGCAAAGAGCGCGTCACCCCCGCAAGGATATATTCCCGTTGCGGGTGCATCTCAAAAAGGCGTTGACCCTTTTCGCTAAAGGCTGTCACTTTGATCTGATCAGCCTCGATATGCACATTGCCCTGATTGCTGACGGTGATTTCGAGTGCTCCCTGCTGCACTTGAGCATTGAGGAGTTGCCCCTGCCGACGAATCACCGCTGGTTTGATAAATACGGGTAGGCTATGCACCGTGACAAGGCGCGTTTCCGATTCCAGACCGCTAGGGGCTGGGGGAATTTCCGCCACCAAGAGCCGATAGGTTCGCTCCACATCAGTGGGAGGCAAGCGATGGCCAATGCGAATTTCAGCCCGCTCGCCCACGGCCAGATGTAGGAGGTTGGGAAAGGCGACTAGCTCCAGACTATTCAAAGGTAAAAGATGGAATTCATCTTGGCCAGTTGCCCGCTGTTGCCACTGCTGCACTCGCACCTTAAAGTCAAGGGGGATATTCCCCGTGTTGGCGATCGCCAGTACTGCAAAAGGTTCTTGGGGAGCCAGTTCAACCTTCAGCGCACTCAGGCGATACTGAGCTGTCTGCGCCGTGGCCATGCCTAGAATGAGACTAGGGCAAGGAACTAAGAAAGCTAGGAAACTCCAGAATCGGTTGAACATCATGAATGGCGGGGCATGGATTTGAACCATGGACCTTCGGGTTATGAGCCCGACGAGCTACCAGACTGCTCTACCCCGCGTTGCTCTAGCTTATCTAACATAGCGTATGGGCTAGAGAATTGGCAAGCGATCGCCAAAGGATTTATAAAGCGTTATCAAAATGTTCAGTTTTTTTTAGGTGAACTGTAGCAGTGTTTACTTGCATTTTTGCGAAAAACAAATATAAAGAAATTATTAAAATTCGTCGGGGTTGCCTAGATTCACTCCTTCAGCAATGCTCCTACCTCCTCTCCTCCTAGATGTCCTCAGGGAAATTTATCAGCGTCAGGCCTCACCGCTCTCTGACAATCCCCTGCGAACTGAAAATCAGCTTCTTCTCTTTATTGAGGCACTTCCAGAAGCAACCCGTGCCACCCTAGAAACCTTACTGACTGCCTATTGTCGGGCTAAAGCGTCTCTCCCTCTTAACATGGCCTATCTCTTGGCACTGGAGGGTGAAATTTTAGCGCTGATTGGACTGATTCCATTGAAATCCTCCTTACCCGAATTTCCCAGTTGCAGCAGGTTACAGGATTACCTGCCATGGTTTAGAAAGGCCAGTCAGATCGTCCAGAATCGCCTCGATCGCGCCCTTGTGCGTAACTACTGGTTGATTACCCGCCCGACTCATCCTTGGCTGCGCACCATTCAGGTTGAGATATTCTATAGCGAGCAAGTGCCCTCTCGCGATCGCTACCTCAACGAGGAGCAGCAAGACCTGCTGCAAACATGGTTAGAGCAGTTTATTCTCTCCTGTTATCGCCTTGTACCCACACTGCCAGCGGAGGCGATCGCAGCGGGGATTCCGGTGCCGCCTCAGTTGCTACAAGCAGCGGCCTAACTCAAGAGGATTTCGCTAAAATTTTGGTGTCCATCGGCCATTACTTCAGTTGTGGAGCACATTTTGCTGCTAGAGGATGAAACGGAGCTAGCCGATCCCTTGGGTCACATCCTGCGCCAACAGGGCTACCACGTTGACGTGGCCTACGATGGTGAAACGGCTCAAACCTACTGGCAAACGCAGCGCCCCTACCACCTCCTGATTTTGGATTGGATGGTGCCACCGCCCACGGGGCTAGAACTCTGTCAACGACTGCGCCAAGCCGGTGATGAGACTCCCGTTCTCTTTCTCACTGCGCGGGATACAGTGGACGACCGGGTATGCGGTCTGGATGCCGGTGCCGATGATTACTTGGTTAAGCCCTTTGAACTGCGGGAACTATTAGCACGGGTACGAGCGCTCCTGCGACGGCGGCATCCCACAGGATGTACAACCCCGATTCTCTGCTGGCAGGATTTGCGTTTAGATGTCGAAGGTCGTCTGCTCTACCGGGGGCAACAGTGCATCGGTCTCTCGGAAAAGGAAACGGCACTTTTGGCGTTGTTCCTCAAGCACCCCACGGAACTCCTCAGCCATGAATTCATTGCCAGTCAACTGTGGCCCGATCAACCCTGTGTCAATCGCAACCTATTGGCAGCCCAGATTCGGCTCCTACGCCGCAAAATTGAGCATGCGGATGAACCCTCCCTGATTCAAACAGTCTATGGTCAAGGCTATCGGCTACGCCCCGTTGCAGCACCGCAAAGCTAAGACCACCGTTGCGGCATCTTGGAGAGCAACGTGCCAGATACAATAGATAAGCTGTTCTTTCGGGAAAACTGTTGTGGACGATCGCTACGACCCCCAAGTGATTGAGGCCAAGTGGCAACGGGAATGGGCTGCACGCCAGATCGATCGCACCGCCACCGATCCGCAAAAGCCCAAGTTCTACGCCCTCTCGATGTTTCCCTACCCCTCTGGGAATCTGCACATGGGGCATGTCCGCAACTATACGATTACCGATGTCATTGCCCGCTGTCGGCGGATGCAGGGCTATCGCGTTCTCCACCCGATGGGCTGGGATGCCTTTGGCCTACCGGCGGAAAATGCCGCCATTGAACGGGGGATTCATCCTCGCGTCTGGACACAGCAAAACATTGCCCAAATGCGCCAAGAACTGCAACGCCTTGGCCTTTCCTACGACTGGGAACGGGAAGTGACCACCTGTCACCCCGACTACTACCGCTGGACGCAATGGCTATTTTTGGAGTTTTTTGAGGCGGGCTTGGCCTACCAGAAGGAAGCGGCAGTCAACTGGGATCCGGTAGATCAGACGGTTCTGGCCAATGAGCAGGTGGATAGCGAAGGGCGATCGTGGCGATCGGGTGCCTTGGTGGAGCGGCGACTGCTCAAGCAATGGTTTCTGAAAATTACTGCCTACGCTGAGGAACTATTGAACGACTTGGAGCAACTGACGGGCTGGCCAGAGCGGGTGAAATTGATGCAGGCCAACTGGATCGGTCAGTCCACCGGTGCCTATCTGGAATTTCCCATTGTGGGCAGTGATGAAAAAATTGCTGTTTTTACCACCCGTCCCGATACCGTCTATGGGGTGACCTACGTGGTGCTAGCACCCGAACATCCTCTAACGCTGCAAGTGACCACCAGCCGCCGCCGCAAAACGGTTGAGGCCTTTATTGCCAGTGTGCAACAGGAAAGTGAACTGGAACGCACAGCCGGCGATCGCCCCAAGCGCGGTGTAGCTACCGGTGGCAAAGCCCTGAACCCCTTTACTGGTGAAGAAATCCCCATCTGGATTGCCGATTATGTCCTCTACGAATACGGTACCGGTGCTGTGATGGGCGTACCTGCCCACGATGAGCGTGATTTTCAGTTTGCCAAAGCCCACAAGCTCCCCATTCGCCCAGTGATCATCCCCCCAGACGGCACAGCCAGTACCCGCCTTAAGGCTGCCTATACCGAGCCGGGAAGATTAATCAACAGTGGCCCATTTGATGGCATGGACTCCACCGCAGCTAAAGCAGCGATTACCGAGTACGCGGCCACCCAAGGCTGGGGACGGGAGCAAGTGCAATATCGGCTGCGGGATTGGCTCATTTCCCGCCAGCGCTACTGGGGTGTCCCCATTCCCATCATTCACTGTCCGCAGTGTGGAGCCGTGCCCGTGCCGCGCTCAGAATTGCCCGTGCTGCTCCCAGAGGAAGTGGAGTTTACGGGTCGTGGTCCTTCTCCCTTGGCGAAGCTTGAGGCGTGGCGCAATGTCCCGTGCCCGAAATGTGGCACCCCTGCCCAGCGGGAAACGGATACGATGGACACTTTTATTGACTCCTCTTGGTACTACTTCCGCTATGCTGATGCTCGCAATAGTGAAGCCCCCTTTGACCCCGCAGCCATCAAGGACTGGTTACCGGTGGATCAGTACGTGGGGGGGATTGAGCATGCCATTCTTCACTTGCTCTACTCCCGCTTTTTTACTAAAGTCTTGCGCGATCGCGGGCTAGTGCATGTGAGTGAACCCTTTCAACGTCTCCTCACCCAGGGCATGGTGCAGGGACGCACCTATAAAAACCCCCGCACCGGTAAGTATGTGATTCCTTCGCAAATTGCCGATCTCAGCCAACCCACCGACCCCGACACTGGCGAACCCCTAGAGGTCGTCTATGAAAAAATGTCCAAGTCCAAGTACAACGGCGTTGCCCCCGGCGATGTTATCCAACAGTACGGTGCCGACACAGCACGGATGTTTATCCTCTTCAAAGCGCCCCCCGAAAAAGACCTCGAATGGGACGATGCTGATGTTGAAGGCCAATTCCGCTTCCTCAACCGCGTTTGGCGCCTCGTGCAAACCTTCAAAGCCAACGGTGGTCAACTGGGTCAACCCCTGCCTACGACCCTGACAAAAGCGGAAAAAGACCTCCGCCGTGCTATCCACACTGCCATCAAAGAAATTAGCGACGATCTCGAAGGCGACTATCAACTCAACACCGCTGTCGCCGAACTCATGAAACTCAGTAATGCCCTTGGCAGCGCTGACTGCTACACTTCAGGCGTGTATAGCGAGGGCATCCAAACCCTACTCACCCTGCTCGCCCCCTTTGCCCCCCACATCAGCGAAGAACTCTGGCAACAACTGGGCGGCACTGACTCCATCCACCGCCAACCTTGGCCCAAAGCAGACCCCACTGCCCTCGTGGCCGATGAAATCACCCTTGTCATTCAGGTCATGGGCAAAACCCGTGGCGCAATTCAAGTGCCTGCTACGGCTAGCCAAGCCGAACTTGAGGCAGCCGCCAAACAGTCAGAGATTGGCCAGCGCTACCTAGCGGGTAAAACGATCAAAAAAGTGATTGTTGTTCCCGGCAAGTTAGTGAACTTTGTCTTAGCCCCCTAAACACTCACTGGTTGCCGCAGTCCACCGGCAGGAATATCCGATTCTCGCTCCCGCTTTGCAGTGGTTTTGGGCGTAGGTGCCCCATTGACCACAATCCCCAGAAGCTTGTTGGGAAAATTGAGACTATAGTCCTTGCAGACATTCGTGAAGGCTTCCCGCTCCGTGTGGTTGAGCCGCAAGACCAAGAGAGCACCATCAACAACGGTTAGCAGGCGATTGGTCTCCGAATCAGTCAACTGCGGCGGCGTATCCAGAATCACCCAGTCAAAGGCTGCTTTCATCTCCTGTAGCAGTGCTACACCCACTTCCGAACTCAAGCGACCACTGCCTTGCCCTGCCGTCAATACCCACAAACGCTCCGAATGCTGCTGTAGGAGTCCTTGCCAGTAGGGAGGCGGCGTTGACCCTGCCAGTAGTTCTCCCACCCCCGATGTATTGGCAATTCCCAAGGCAGTATGCAGTCCCGGTTCCCGCAGATTGGCATCGACTAGAAGCACCCGCTGTCCCAGCGAAGCTGCTGCTAGTGCCAAATAAAGGGCGATCGTGGTTCGTCCTGCCCCTGCTTCTGCCGATGTAATCGCAATTATTCCCCGCTGGCGCTGCTGCTGTATCCGTCCCACCAAGAATAGAAAGCTCTCCTGAAAAGCTTGGGGGCTATTGGGCAAATGGTGCTGTAACCCCCACAGTGCTACAGGTTGTTCCAAACGATTAAACGAGAATTGAT harbors:
- a CDS encoding LL-diaminopimelate aminotransferase, yielding MAFVNANYLKLKAGYLFPEIARRVNQFLQSHPDVPLIRLGIGDVTEPLPAACRQAMIQAVEEMGDRATFKGYGPEQGYPWLREKIAAHDFQARGCDIDASEIFISDGSKCDTGNILDIFGDGNRIAVTDPVYPVYVDTNVMAGHTGEANERGEYAGLVYLPLTAENHFTATLPSEPVDLIYLCFPNNPTGAVATREHLQAWVDYARAHNAIIFFDAAYEAFITDPAIPHSIYEIPGARECAIEFRSFSKNAGFTGTRCAFTVVPKGLKGQTPSGEAVELWSLWQRRQSTKFNGVSYIVQRGAEAVYSEAGQAQVRELVAFYMENARLIREKLTQAGFAVYGGVNAPYVWLKTPQGTGSWDFFDKLLHTCYVVGTPGAGFGAAGEGYLRLSAFNSRENVVEAMNRVVAAFG
- a CDS encoding O-antigen ligase family protein, which produces MTARHWGEQAAKQEGVLLGLLTAAGYAFFTLLPDSHSLMVAWPWVLLWQAALGVPLLWFLQVLAYQRRVQPLGNGFDGVVLLLLLALAISGTLSAFPNQARWYGWALLGGIAVLYPLGAWLRTPERRWQIVRFQGYLTALVILVSLGLWVGTTIAPAIFATPQGFTPHLNVDTLELRNWAPFGHQNYVAGYLLLALPLVGLLAIEAEGTQPWGRSRRFWMAVLLLGLVTLYTTFSRGGGLGLLAMVIPLGVGWIWHYRRLRRSWWGFLALAGLAVVALANERLRRSLVALFQGGQGSELAYRWITSIVGWRMGAAHPLSGNGLGSVPLWYQHYRPGWAGREAEWIYQLHSTPVQLWAELGLWGMAVFFLGVGLLVYWGMRYRRWWLSLEQREQRLAIALYLALWGYGVLSLTDFQLDNVGIGGLFLIELTLLTTLIRTGQGQTPPERLRVRWALSLVGVGLGIILVMVGWLTPIHRAWASSSEGFLALLETPPDWNRFTEKLFHAQELAPWEPYYPLQLGWNYGQRGMMADNPEARTNLLRTAMVQFEKGIELSPYSEFAYSNLAWLYWRDGNFGAAAQTFAKAAQLVPAKRGNFLGLGLALIGENQLQLATQALTLEVLRYPLFITSPAWRVAPLAPFYQPVLTAVTERYRQLAQDIASDRPSGAYVHQVLTLLRWWQGELPLDNNPLTAWLQPLANPKEAASNAPATLQIFLKAWDDPNRRRDLLASIWSGSPEQLEQIVRSMAGQPTPLAWLRSAAPAVAITYTRAGFGVNSRHIDGPQPTDFFIAIDNLPMVTLFASLWPDSYFVPELDQALEGDRRRLLAAVDQIP
- a CDS encoding fimbrial biogenesis chaperone; amino-acid sequence: MATAQTAQYRLSALKVELAPQEPFAVLAIANTGNIPLDFKVRVQQWQQRATGQDEFHLLPLNSLELVAFPNLLHLAVGERAEIRIGHRLPPTDVERTYRLLVAEIPPAPSGLESETRLVTVHSLPVFIKPAVIRRQGQLLNAQVQQGALEITVSNQGNVHIEADQIKVTAFSEKGQRLFEMHPQREYILAGVTRSLRPMPLPQDHCRDVRSLQIVLDIAAHPPTTQIERSTGICR
- a CDS encoding response regulator transcription factor, producing the protein MEHILLLEDETELADPLGHILRQQGYHVDVAYDGETAQTYWQTQRPYHLLILDWMVPPPTGLELCQRLRQAGDETPVLFLTARDTVDDRVCGLDAGADDYLVKPFELRELLARVRALLRRRHPTGCTTPILCWQDLRLDVEGRLLYRGQQCIGLSEKETALLALFLKHPTELLSHEFIASQLWPDQPCVNRNLLAAQIRLLRRKIEHADEPSLIQTVYGQGYRLRPVAAPQS
- the leuS gene encoding leucine--tRNA ligase, with amino-acid sequence MDDRYDPQVIEAKWQREWAARQIDRTATDPQKPKFYALSMFPYPSGNLHMGHVRNYTITDVIARCRRMQGYRVLHPMGWDAFGLPAENAAIERGIHPRVWTQQNIAQMRQELQRLGLSYDWEREVTTCHPDYYRWTQWLFLEFFEAGLAYQKEAAVNWDPVDQTVLANEQVDSEGRSWRSGALVERRLLKQWFLKITAYAEELLNDLEQLTGWPERVKLMQANWIGQSTGAYLEFPIVGSDEKIAVFTTRPDTVYGVTYVVLAPEHPLTLQVTTSRRRKTVEAFIASVQQESELERTAGDRPKRGVATGGKALNPFTGEEIPIWIADYVLYEYGTGAVMGVPAHDERDFQFAKAHKLPIRPVIIPPDGTASTRLKAAYTEPGRLINSGPFDGMDSTAAKAAITEYAATQGWGREQVQYRLRDWLISRQRYWGVPIPIIHCPQCGAVPVPRSELPVLLPEEVEFTGRGPSPLAKLEAWRNVPCPKCGTPAQRETDTMDTFIDSSWYYFRYADARNSEAPFDPAAIKDWLPVDQYVGGIEHAILHLLYSRFFTKVLRDRGLVHVSEPFQRLLTQGMVQGRTYKNPRTGKYVIPSQIADLSQPTDPDTGEPLEVVYEKMSKSKYNGVAPGDVIQQYGADTARMFILFKAPPEKDLEWDDADVEGQFRFLNRVWRLVQTFKANGGQLGQPLPTTLTKAEKDLRRAIHTAIKEISDDLEGDYQLNTAVAELMKLSNALGSADCYTSGVYSEGIQTLLTLLAPFAPHISEELWQQLGGTDSIHRQPWPKADPTALVADEITLVIQVMGKTRGAIQVPATASQAELEAAAKQSEIGQRYLAGKTIKKVIVVPGKLVNFVLAP